The following proteins come from a genomic window of Dreissena polymorpha isolate Duluth1 chromosome 1, UMN_Dpol_1.0, whole genome shotgun sequence:
- the LOC127881544 gene encoding uncharacterized protein LOC127881544, which produces MEKSNRVRKTYNENKESKKGSRKKYEQSQHIVRMGKYAFDRWQAAKTKECLKTNNEMAMYLLDLWEASQRSEELRHETPVKKTVVLQSTPVASTSKPPELKMSDISASEKESSEKSSEPEDEGRSSTSSYSDIEERYLEKARLTEGSVLDITYKVLEPEKEDVSYRPTLSEEEDAMEDVDINSDEDVDFSFDISIREADEDNDHMEIIEAGDLIFDVSEEKEADQPEEEEITTEADRQEEVVDLVRERKCIAFDRNLLELARLKVTSVCDRKNCRSNVKMTTKRVGSSTTIQWKCEAKAHLVKQWSSQPVVRKKPAGNIILSTAILVSGNNYEKVRLLATVMNLNITPSTQHHQYLSHHGIPIIKEEFDEMIRRNRETYAGHEVVIMGDGRMDSPGFSAQYCTYTVMTHDSKDLLACVIVNKRETNMTSTLMEPEGLKRCLKQLLDAGIFVKELVTDASTTISSMIAKEYQHITHSFDMWHGGKNFGRKLAGVAAEAKNKELRPWVPDIVNHFWYSCSSCDGDADLLEDKLVGILHHVVDDHVFPLGECEHGELQEDPSKPYIESGSPAHIALTKAVMDARFINNLPFFKNFRHTGELETFHEHILMYAAKRFAYT; this is translated from the exons ATGGAGAAATCGAATCGCGTGCGAAAGACCTATAATGAGAATAAAGAGAGTAAAAAGGGCAGCAGAAAGAAATATGAACAGTCGCAGCATATTGTTAGGATGGGGAAATATGCATTCGATCGCTGGCAAGCAGCTAAAACGAAGGaatgtttgaaaacaaacaatgaaatgGCCATGTACCTGTTGGATTTGTG GGAGGCTAGTCAAAGAAGTGAGGAACTGCGGCATGAAACGCCAGTGAAAAAAACTGTAGTTTTGCAGTCAACACCAGTTGCAAGCACAAGTAAACCACCAGAATTGAAAATGTCTGATATTTCTGCATCAGAAAAGGAATCCTCAGAAAA GTCGTCTGAGCCAGAAGATGAAGGACGCTCCTCAACAAGTTCATATTCTGATATAGAGGAGAGATACCTTGAAAAGGCTAGACTAACAGAGGGGTCAGTGTTGGA CATTACATATAAAGTGTTGGAACCGGAAAAGGAAGATGTCAGCTATCGCCCCACATTGAGTGAGGAAGAAGATGCCATGGAGGATGTTGACATCAATTCAGATGAAGATGTGGACTTTTCCTTTGACATATCAATAAG GGAGGCTGATGAAGACAATGACCACATGGAGATTATTGAGGCTGGAGACTTGATCTTTGATGTCAGTGAGGAGAAGGAAGCAGACCAACCAGAAGAAGAAGAGATAACAACAGAGGCTGACAGACAAGAGGAGGTGGTGGACTTAGTAAGGGAGAGGAAATGTATTGCGTTTGACAGAAATCTATTAGAACTGGCAAGACTAAAGGTGACAAGTGTGTGTGACAGGAAAAACTGCAGGAGTAATGTAAAGATGACTACCAAACGGGTTGGATCAAGTACAACAATTCAATGG AAGTGTGAAGCAAAAGCACACCTAGTGAAGCAGTGGTCGAGTCAGCCAGTTGTAAGGAAGAAACCAGCGGGTAACATTATTCTGTCCACTGCCATCCTCGTTAGTGGTAACAACTATGAGAAAGTGAGACTGCTGGCTACAGTGATGAACTTGAACATAACGCCATCCACTCAACACCATCAGTACCTGTCTCACCATGGTATTCCCATCATAAAGGAAGAGTTTGACGAGATGATAAGAAGGAATAGGGAGACGTATGCTGGTCACGAGGTAGTAATAATGG GTGATGGGAGAATGGACTCGCCAGGATTCTCGGCACAGTATTGTACTTACACTGTGATGACACATGACAGCAAAGACCTCCTGGCTTGTGTCATAGTGAACAAACGAGAAACCAACATGACGTCTACACTAATGGAGCCAGAAGGCCTGAAGCGCTGCCTAAAACAACTTCTAGATGCTGGCATCTTTGTCAAAGAACTTGTAACTGATGCAAGCACCACAATATCATCAATGATTG CTAAAGAGTACCAACATATCACACACTCATTCGACATGTGGCATGGTGGAAAGAACTTTGGCAGAAAATTAGCTGGG GTTGCTGCCGAGGCAAAGAATAAGGAGCTACGACCATGGGTACCCGATATAGTAAACCACTTTTGGTACAGTTGCAGTTCATGTGATGGTGATGCAGACTTGCTCGAG GACAAGTTGGTAGGGATTCTTCATCACGTTGTCGATGACCATGTATTTCCTTTGGGTGAATGTGAGCATGGAGAGTTGCAAGAAGATCCCTCCAAACCCTATATTGAATCTGGGAGTCCTGCTCATATAGCTTTGACAAAAGCAGTGATGGACGCTCGCTTCATAAATAATCTGCCATTCTTCAAGAACTTTCG cCATACTGGCGAGTTAGAAACGTTCCATGAACACATACTGATGTACGCTGCAAAAAGATTTGCATACACGTGA
- the LOC127874986 gene encoding uncharacterized protein LOC127874986 — protein sequence MKRGLFIYSHPVYKARNYLACLDYQAHKERKVLTDKDGKPRQHRKYSKRGHKYTTFAVKEKKTYTYVPNMIHKVVQHFAVCAEPLTAPVKMSPTDPRKKRKTLGSPDTPPPTSSLAKQSRFKLELE from the exons ATGAAAAGGGGTTTATTTATTTACAGCCACCCTGTTTACAAAGCAAGGAACTATTTAGCCTGCCTTGACTACCAAGCACACAAGGAGAGAAAGGTGTTGACTGACAAGGATGGAAAACCTAG ACAGCACAGAAAGTACTCCAAAAGGGGGCATAAGTACACGACCTTCGCTGTGAAAGAGAAGAAGACGTACACATATGTGCCGAACATGATTCATAAAGTGGTACAGCATTTTGCTGTATGTGCCGAGCCACTGACGGCGCCGGTCAAGATGTCGCCAACAGACCCAAGGAAGAAAAGGAAAACCTTGGGGTCTCCAGATACCCCACCACCGACCAGCTCTCTGGCAAAGCAGTCAAGGTTTAAATTGGAGCTGGAATAA
- the LOC127875037 gene encoding uncharacterized protein LOC127875037 — MDSLGFRGGNGGRGSRGGRSSRGGRGSRGGRSSRGGRGATRGSASGSGNGGRAEEGGGVERGRGVARGRVGGRRRGRGRGGRGRGDEVRIARSDKERLEALWAERKQQMRDVVKDMPVDELRELVLKLIDREPGLVIDLCEGAQAGDNPPPTPEPLQPAWCTCGNCRAMATDLENVCCKCLPRNCVSTRAEIDRLVLDPQVLALGHTYYRAVLARRRERIEDAHKRYRHCAYRKFKLWRWGRLGAGVRRVIPSCCVLRIRAQYPSPTGQYVGYIPGRFY, encoded by the exons ATGGATAGTTTAGGCTTTAGAGGGGGGAATGGTGGACGGGGCAGTCGTGGTGGTCGGAGTAGTCGTGGTGGACGAGGTAGTCGTGGTGGCCGGAGCAGTCGTGGTGGGCGTGGTGCAACAAGGGGTAGTGCAAGTGGAAGTGGAAATGGTGGTCGGGCTGAAGAAG GCGGTGGAGTAGAAAGAGGTCGTGGTGTTGCTAGGGGTCGAGTAGGAGGCAGGCGTAGAGGTAGAGGTCGTGGTGGTAGAGGTCGTGGAGATGAAGTCAGAATTGCGAGAAGTGACAAAGAACGTCTTGAGGCATTGTGGGCTGAGAGGAAGCAACAGATGAGG gatgTAGTTAAAGACATGCCTGTCGACGAGCTCCGAGAACTTGTCCTAAAACTGATTGATAGAGAGCCAGGACTTGTGATCGATCTGTGCGAGGGTGCACAGGCCGGTGACAACCCTCCACCTACACCAGAACCACTGCAACCTGCATGGTGTACATGTGGTAACTGCAGGGCAATGGCGACAGACCTAGAGAATGTCTGTTGTAAATGCCTTCCAAGAAACTGTGTTTCAACTAGAGCT GAGATTGACAGACTAGTGTTGGATCCACAGGTCCTTGCTTTAGGCCACACTTATTACAGGGCAGTGTTGGCAAGGCGGCGCGAAAGAATTGAGGATGCCCACAAGCGTTACCGGCATTGTGCATACCGGAAATTCAAGTTGTGGAGGTGGGGACGTCTGGGAGCAGGGGTTAGGAGAGTTATACCGAGTTGCTGTGTCCTGAGGATCAGAGCACAGTACCCATCTCCTACAGGACAGTATGTTGGATACATTCCTGGGCGGTTTTACTGA